The Epilithonimonas zeae genome contains a region encoding:
- a CDS encoding DUF5977 domain-containing protein — protein MRIIILIIITIGIQNLKGQNKDFNYYYDNQPKSPTSYIFEKFGSVQNSEYTGSNNPSIPLINIKDGDIDIPINLQYIAGNGVRARDEASNVGLGWVIGLPTISQTILGGYDDLNSYYKLKLSFMYDSTPPSQRNPIKLCENDIPINLQSVGRDKFTYFKTIKNMLPVDGKMKMFNSDFSEYDTSPDLFVCNLFGEKIYFVTSNFQTVSQMPYTFSPTFKSLNKKGYLISYDNQNKFKIIDPKGIEYYFSKFTEYGLSTSFSGRDFYLTSITDKNNNLVNFSYDENTDVVNIPTYTQSLNYTSYLSSTTSYDFELADGYLSGPIASCHYRVYKHDYFKFSPVPFTAPYYGNALSQPFTVPNSSNTNLYQSKILNLKQIEGNFGKLVFSNSSRVDYPSSKKLDEMTLTFKNNIVKNIKFDYSYFDSKGSITVKDRAQLLGVGFDYNNITNDQLSKRLKLNSILINNSDSYNFVYDETFLVNKDSFAVDYWGNFNGQTSNNTLFAKPTDFNVNVPINNDYNNNVKTSSLVNAKSGVLTKIIYPTKGYSTYEYELNSADNLFENTSSITQGQGLRLKKQSTYGNDASLLGSTVFDYEGGKSINPLDLFKDYRYMTASTLVLLQGIFNVYSYQIKSTLANSDNNVSPLSSGNILGYSKVTKREVDENGSTKGKIVTTYFNNEDIRKELMDDNIPVFIPTIKNNNFQDNGTVKEVEYYTGDDVLIKKDSLIYENVFPDNYEFYGSSLALNHNIFYNVYGDNSTGYYLAPTPISSFSYFPLYYKESRLLSKKTTEYIQNKELTSTTNYTYNNLNLLSLKSTSMISGDNISEGYVYTSDIANLYNNNILSIPYQTIITKNGKFISRQSTSYENSQNFKPTSILDYNILNNSFQNKVVFEKYDFKGNLLQYRTKEGVSNIIIWGYSDTQPIAKVVGGTYPDPNSNNPLPTDVPQDLIDSIVNASTDDGTQVPGNDESSLLSILDNFRKDPRNANFQITTYTYDPLIGVRSITPPSGVREVYLYDNQGRLKEIRERDKNGNIIKEFNYNYAPRKFYNSRREQSFTRNNCGSNSVGGSYTYVVPANTYSSYESQGHADALAQADINANGQNAANIYGTCSTVIDCGFIQNSIIPSGNVLTKSIKMNENNVDFQLTFSPQNINVNWSNFTLIGRIPNPTCRPLTEINRVYSLAGKSWDIICKTDGDVLIKLTSGTVNPSTFIPPITIIFNYTK, from the coding sequence ATGAGAATAATTATATTAATAATAATAACAATTGGTATCCAAAATCTTAAGGGTCAGAATAAAGATTTTAACTATTATTATGATAACCAACCAAAGTCGCCGACTAGTTATATTTTCGAAAAATTTGGATCTGTTCAGAACTCGGAGTATACGGGTTCAAATAATCCATCTATTCCATTAATAAATATTAAGGATGGAGATATAGATATTCCTATAAATTTACAATATATTGCAGGAAACGGTGTTAGGGCAAGAGATGAGGCGTCAAATGTAGGGTTGGGATGGGTGATAGGATTACCAACAATTTCACAGACCATATTGGGAGGCTATGATGATTTAAATTCATATTACAAGTTAAAACTGAGTTTTATGTATGATAGTACCCCACCATCTCAGAGAAATCCTATAAAGTTATGCGAAAATGATATTCCTATAAATTTACAATCTGTAGGTAGAGATAAGTTTACTTATTTCAAAACCATAAAAAATATGCTTCCTGTTGATGGTAAGATGAAGATGTTTAATTCTGATTTCAGCGAATATGATACTTCGCCCGATCTATTTGTTTGCAACTTATTTGGAGAGAAAATTTATTTTGTAACATCTAATTTTCAGACTGTTAGTCAGATGCCATATACTTTTTCGCCAACTTTTAAAAGTCTGAATAAAAAAGGATATTTAATTTCGTACGATAATCAGAATAAATTTAAGATTATTGATCCAAAAGGTATCGAATACTATTTTAGTAAATTCACAGAATATGGATTATCAACGAGTTTTAGCGGAAGAGATTTTTATCTGACCTCAATTACTGACAAAAACAATAATCTTGTGAACTTTAGCTATGATGAAAATACAGATGTTGTGAATATTCCCACATATACACAAAGCTTGAATTACACTAGTTATCTATCTTCAACAACTTCCTATGATTTTGAGTTAGCTGACGGGTATTTGAGTGGACCAATAGCTAGTTGCCATTACAGGGTTTATAAACATGATTATTTTAAATTTAGTCCAGTGCCATTTACCGCTCCCTATTATGGTAATGCCCTAAGCCAACCATTTACTGTTCCTAACTCATCAAATACTAACTTATATCAATCGAAAATTTTAAATCTAAAGCAAATCGAAGGCAATTTTGGAAAACTGGTTTTTAGTAATTCTTCTCGGGTTGATTATCCATCTTCTAAGAAGTTGGATGAAATGACATTGACTTTTAAAAATAATATAGTCAAAAACATTAAGTTTGACTATAGTTATTTTGATTCAAAAGGTAGTATTACAGTAAAGGATAGAGCTCAACTCCTAGGGGTTGGTTTTGATTATAATAATATTACAAATGATCAGCTTTCAAAAAGATTGAAACTTAACTCTATACTAATCAATAATTCTGATTCCTACAATTTTGTTTACGATGAAACTTTTTTAGTAAACAAAGATTCATTTGCGGTTGATTACTGGGGTAATTTCAATGGTCAAACATCCAATAATACTTTATTTGCAAAACCTACAGACTTTAATGTCAATGTTCCTATCAACAATGACTATAATAATAATGTTAAAACCAGTAGCTTAGTAAATGCCAAGTCAGGAGTTCTAACCAAAATCATTTATCCTACCAAAGGCTATAGTACTTATGAATATGAATTGAATTCAGCGGATAATCTTTTTGAAAACACTTCTTCAATTACCCAAGGGCAGGGTCTCAGACTAAAAAAACAATCTACTTATGGTAACGATGCTTCATTATTGGGCTCTACAGTGTTTGATTACGAAGGGGGCAAATCAATTAACCCGTTAGATTTATTCAAAGATTACCGATATATGACTGCTTCGACCCTTGTACTGTTGCAAGGGATTTTTAACGTATATTCATATCAAATAAAATCTACTTTAGCCAATTCCGATAATAATGTATCGCCTTTATCATCTGGTAATATTTTAGGATATTCCAAGGTGACAAAGAGAGAAGTTGACGAAAATGGTAGCACAAAGGGTAAAATAGTTACTACTTATTTTAATAACGAAGATATCAGAAAAGAATTAATGGATGACAATATTCCTGTATTTATACCTACTATAAAGAATAATAATTTCCAAGATAATGGCACTGTCAAAGAAGTGGAATATTATACAGGTGATGATGTTTTAATAAAAAAAGACTCCCTAATTTATGAGAATGTATTCCCTGATAATTATGAATTTTATGGTAGTTCTTTAGCTCTAAATCACAATATTTTTTATAATGTTTATGGTGATAACAGTACGGGTTATTATTTAGCTCCTACCCCGATAAGTTCTTTTAGTTATTTTCCGTTGTACTATAAAGAGAGCAGATTATTATCTAAGAAGACCACAGAATATATACAGAATAAAGAGCTTACAAGTACTACAAATTATACTTATAATAATCTTAATCTATTAAGTTTAAAATCCACCAGTATGATATCTGGGGATAATATTTCAGAGGGTTATGTATATACTTCAGATATTGCCAATTTATATAACAATAATATTCTATCAATACCATATCAAACTATTATTACTAAAAATGGCAAATTTATCTCCAGACAATCTACCTCATACGAAAATTCACAAAACTTCAAGCCAACATCTATTTTAGACTACAATATCTTAAATAATAGTTTTCAAAATAAAGTTGTGTTTGAAAAGTATGATTTTAAGGGTAATCTTCTTCAATACAGAACAAAAGAGGGAGTTTCAAATATAATCATATGGGGGTATAGTGATACACAGCCAATAGCTAAGGTTGTTGGTGGTACATATCCGGATCCTAACAGTAATAATCCATTGCCTACAGATGTCCCTCAAGACTTAATTGACAGTATTGTTAATGCGTCTACTGATGATGGTACGCAAGTGCCTGGAAATGATGAGTCATCATTATTGAGTATTCTTGATAATTTCAGAAAAGATCCGCGCAACGCCAATTTTCAGATTACTACTTATACCTATGACCCTTTGATAGGAGTGAGAAGTATAACCCCGCCAAGCGGTGTAAGGGAAGTTTATCTCTATGATAATCAAGGAAGATTAAAAGAAATCAGAGAGCGAGATAAAAACGGAAATATTATTAAGGAGTTTAATTATAATTATGCACCAAGGAAATTTTATAATTCAAGAAGAGAGCAGTCGTTTACGAGGAACAACTGTGGTTCTAATTCGGTCGGAGGCAGCTATACGTATGTAGTTCCGGCTAATACATATTCATCTTATGAAAGCCAGGGACATGCCGATGCACTAGCTCAAGCCGATATTAATGCCAATGGTCAGAATGCAGCTAATATCTATGGAACTTGTAGTACCGTCATAGATTGTGGCTTTATACAAAACTCTATAATCCCAAGTGGTAATGTTTTGACTAAATCGATAAAGATGAATGAAAATAATGTGGACTTTCAGTTAACATTTTCCCCTCAGAATATCAATGTTAATTGGTCAAATTTCACACTAATAGGAAGAATTCCAAATCCAACCTGTAGACCTTTAACCGAAATTAATAGAGTCTACTCTTTAGCGGGAAAATCGTGGGATATTATCTGTAAAACAGATGGGGATGTCTTAATAAAATTAACCTCGGGTACGGTTAATCCTAGTACATTTATTCCCCCTATTACAATTATATTTAATTATACAAAATAA
- a CDS encoding RHS repeat-associated core domain-containing protein, translated as MLQQRTIIDYRNNQYKFQEQELQETGFYSFKWRNYMPDVGRFFNVDPLSEKYAYQSHYNFSENKVVSHRELEGLEAIPAGNFNKNQTSLVVLGLGRANGRAGDGVGDGTNTLYSNLPKSLQTDGALSSLQNSLGSNIAVAAYTGTDSGLASTHMVETISNYRSVNPDGNVIMIGHSAGGKDILNAANSTSESINLVFTMEPVSVDAGGGTAYSSDPYSVTLGSNVQNMINLSAENNMFTGGGGLRSSNDQKSYSGQLKGTSHVNIDDSVTPYLKPLIQRTNQGVNPVDWFKKANFNNFQVKPNVRTGNEENKGTGSGS; from the coding sequence TTGCTCCAGCAGAGGACTATTATAGATTACCGGAACAATCAGTACAAATTCCAGGAACAAGAGCTTCAAGAGACTGGTTTTTACTCGTTTAAGTGGAGGAATTATATGCCGGATGTGGGAAGGTTTTTTAATGTAGACCCGCTTTCTGAAAAATATGCATATCAGTCGCATTATAACTTCTCTGAAAATAAAGTTGTATCACATAGAGAGTTGGAAGGACTTGAGGCTATACCAGCAGGCAACTTTAATAAAAACCAAACATCATTAGTTGTACTTGGATTAGGAAGAGCTAATGGAAGAGCAGGAGACGGTGTTGGTGATGGAACAAATACTTTATATTCTAATTTACCCAAAAGCCTTCAAACAGATGGAGCTTTATCAAGTCTTCAAAATAGTCTAGGCAGTAATATTGCTGTAGCTGCTTATACTGGAACAGATAGTGGATTAGCTTCTACTCATATGGTTGAAACTATATCGAATTATAGAAGCGTTAATCCTGATGGAAATGTCATAATGATTGGACATAGCGCAGGAGGGAAAGATATTTTAAATGCTGCCAATTCTACATCAGAATCAATAAATTTAGTTTTCACTATGGAGCCTGTTTCTGTAGATGCGGGAGGAGGAACCGCATACAGCTCTGACCCTTATTCTGTAACTTTGGGAAGTAATGTTCAAAATATGATTAACTTAAGTGCTGAAAATAATATGTTTACTGGTGGTGGTGGATTAAGGTCAAGTAATGACCAGAAATCATATTCAGGTCAATTGAAAGGAACTTCACACGTTAATATAGATGATTCTGTAACTCCATATTTAAAGCCATTGATACAAAGAACTAATCAAGGCGTAAATCCAGTCGATTGGTTCAAAAAAGCAAATTTTAATAATTTTCAGGTTAAACCTAATGTCAGAACAGGAAACGAAGAGAATAAAGGAACAGGATCAGGTTCATAA
- a CDS encoding DUF6443 domain-containing protein: MKKLNILIGLILYCHFYCQVVLPSGVSDKENYTYSRQYLDETTTSSTSVKQTQGITYFDGLGRPKQTISIKGNPQGNDVATHIEYDGFGRQVRDYLPVPQTFSANGSIFTAPLDNASNPAVYGSEKIYSEKVLENSPLDRIEQQIQPGNDWQSHPVNYAYQTNSSVDVLKFSTTTSTSGGAFYTSALSVNGFYAASTLYRNKVSDEDGNTTYEFKNGEGQVLMVRKVIGGLSVAEPADMGALAAPQPAGQNVDTYYVYNEYNQLAFVISPLASADFRANSVQTIINPGDGNNAIVTNLCYQYNYDGQNRLVEKKLPGKGWEYMVYDKADRLIMTQDSEMRKPENGAKWLITKYDKFGRVICTGFHPYGNRAQAQDLIKDMVITEERNDTGYTKNGLQIYYSRNYFYDMESYLSVNYYDTYPSGTPYPINNKIQNEQILLAAYDGLGRSTKSLPLATMVKNINDDKWTKNYSYYDDRGRVIGTTSINHLNGKTRVEMKLDFAGVVTHSETWHNKKTGEQPIHIIEDFVYDHQNRLKKHYHEVEGKSPKELLADNTYDALGRLDTKKVGARSDANFTEVLPPLQTIKYSYNIRGWMTGINLTNDGKLDTGKLFSYKLKYNDPANTTIKKYNGNISEVDWTYGANNYQRYEYTYDDLNRLRKGNYKTFNETTTTDSKFFNEELTYDINGNIKSLKRNARPKTGTAFNPVDNLKYYYENNELSNRLQKITDNEGGVANSSGYPGGGGINTYDSNGNMLTMPDRGITQNITYNYLNLPQVIVKNNQPVTYTYRADGVKVHKNFEVNGFNIETWYLDGFVYTTPYSPDIIMALQETPAAEEMSVAGQREAFELADKVIVDPGGPVEMVETKPNFFATAEGFYDFDNFRYIYQYKDHLGNTRQNFGRDANNDLFMEDRNDYYPFGLNFINPVGSVSSVFNPSATYRNYKYNGKELQETGMYDYGARMYMADIGRWGVVDPLAETSRRWSTYTYAYNNPIMFIDPDGMQNEGWIPQLIDGKQTVTYDPNVNTTQEAIASGKYEHLNGGVSVTGEINNVNPLTGESSLAYSLNADGSVTDANGGSVAGDFTTPGGIAVSGTTGGGWFSSIKDFFTSKSDNFPQLDGGSFQPGNNQFFRRGKDTSSSTGGYFAGMLNSLAFGKLDLNMSFADKLLGAEVNAAGFASLFGGSSTTKALDSLVPITFPIGSKLENGYFRSQDTTMMMKIPTNIDAGYSSHFYNNNNPFARTKIDSIKNSWKK; the protein is encoded by the coding sequence ATGAAAAAGCTAAACATATTAATAGGGTTAATACTTTATTGCCATTTTTATTGTCAGGTGGTTTTGCCATCAGGAGTATCTGATAAAGAGAATTATACATACAGCAGACAGTATCTCGACGAAACAACAACAAGTAGTACTTCTGTTAAACAGACTCAAGGGATTACTTATTTTGACGGATTGGGTCGTCCAAAGCAGACGATATCGATTAAAGGTAATCCTCAGGGGAATGATGTTGCTACTCACATCGAATATGACGGCTTTGGGAGACAGGTTAGGGATTACCTTCCGGTACCCCAGACCTTTTCTGCTAATGGTAGTATTTTTACTGCGCCATTGGATAATGCTAGCAACCCCGCCGTGTATGGCTCGGAGAAGATTTACTCAGAGAAAGTTTTGGAGAATTCCCCATTGGACAGGATAGAGCAGCAGATCCAGCCTGGAAATGACTGGCAGAGCCATCCTGTCAATTATGCTTATCAGACGAATAGCAGCGTTGATGTCCTAAAGTTTTCAACGACGACTTCAACTTCCGGAGGAGCATTTTACACAAGTGCTTTAAGTGTGAATGGTTTTTATGCAGCTTCCACACTTTACAGGAATAAAGTATCAGATGAGGATGGAAATACGACCTATGAATTTAAGAATGGGGAAGGACAGGTGCTAATGGTCAGAAAAGTGATTGGGGGATTAAGTGTTGCCGAACCAGCGGATATGGGAGCTTTAGCAGCACCGCAGCCGGCCGGACAGAATGTTGACACATATTATGTATACAATGAGTATAATCAGCTGGCATTTGTAATCTCACCATTGGCATCGGCTGATTTTCGAGCCAACTCAGTTCAGACGATCATCAACCCGGGTGATGGTAATAATGCCATCGTTACCAATCTCTGCTATCAGTATAATTATGATGGTCAGAACAGGTTGGTGGAGAAGAAGCTCCCAGGTAAAGGATGGGAGTATATGGTTTATGATAAAGCTGACCGTTTGATAATGACTCAGGACTCCGAGATGAGAAAACCTGAGAACGGAGCCAAATGGTTGATCACCAAATACGACAAATTCGGGAGAGTTATCTGTACCGGCTTTCATCCTTATGGCAACAGGGCTCAAGCTCAGGATCTGATAAAGGATATGGTCATCACCGAGGAAAGGAATGATACCGGATACACAAAGAATGGTCTGCAGATCTATTACAGCCGGAACTATTTCTATGACATGGAGTCCTACCTTTCCGTCAATTATTACGATACATATCCGTCAGGGACACCTTATCCTATCAATAATAAAATCCAGAATGAACAAATACTTTTGGCAGCTTATGACGGCTTAGGACGATCGACCAAATCCCTTCCGCTAGCAACAATGGTGAAGAATATCAATGATGATAAGTGGACGAAGAACTACAGCTACTACGATGACAGGGGCAGGGTGATTGGGACTACCAGTATCAATCATCTGAACGGAAAAACAAGGGTTGAGATGAAGCTTGATTTTGCAGGTGTGGTAACCCATTCCGAGACCTGGCATAATAAGAAGACTGGAGAGCAGCCTATTCATATTATAGAGGACTTTGTGTATGACCACCAGAACCGTCTCAAAAAACACTACCACGAAGTGGAAGGAAAATCGCCAAAAGAATTACTGGCAGACAATACTTATGACGCGTTGGGCAGACTTGACACTAAAAAAGTAGGCGCAAGGTCTGATGCTAATTTTACAGAAGTCCTGCCACCGTTGCAAACCATCAAGTACAGCTACAACATCAGAGGCTGGATGACGGGAATCAATCTGACTAATGACGGGAAGCTGGATACGGGGAAATTGTTTTCATATAAGCTCAAGTATAATGATCCTGCCAATACCACGATTAAAAAGTACAACGGGAATATCTCTGAGGTTGACTGGACCTATGGTGCAAACAATTATCAGCGTTACGAATATACGTATGATGACCTGAACAGACTGAGAAAAGGCAACTACAAAACCTTCAATGAAACAACAACAACCGATTCCAAGTTTTTTAATGAAGAGCTGACGTACGACATCAACGGGAACATCAAAAGCCTTAAGCGTAATGCGAGACCAAAAACAGGGACAGCTTTTAATCCGGTTGATAACCTGAAATATTATTACGAAAATAATGAGTTAAGCAACAGGCTTCAGAAGATCACCGATAATGAAGGAGGCGTTGCCAATTCGAGCGGGTATCCCGGAGGTGGCGGCATCAACACCTATGACAGTAATGGTAATATGCTGACAATGCCGGACAGAGGAATTACGCAGAATATCACTTACAACTACCTTAACCTTCCTCAGGTTATTGTTAAGAACAATCAGCCTGTGACCTACACTTACAGGGCGGATGGTGTTAAGGTTCACAAGAACTTTGAGGTGAATGGTTTCAATATTGAAACGTGGTATCTGGATGGCTTTGTCTATACGACACCTTATTCACCAGATATAATAATGGCACTTCAGGAAACACCGGCTGCGGAAGAGATGTCTGTGGCAGGTCAGAGAGAAGCATTTGAACTGGCGGATAAGGTAATCGTGGATCCGGGAGGACCAGTTGAGATGGTTGAAACAAAACCCAACTTTTTTGCCACGGCGGAAGGGTTTTACGATTTTGATAATTTTAGGTATATTTACCAGTACAAGGATCATTTGGGCAATACCCGCCAGAATTTTGGGAGGGATGCCAACAATGATCTATTTATGGAGGACAGGAATGACTACTATCCGTTTGGGTTGAACTTTATCAATCCTGTTGGCAGTGTGTCATCAGTTTTCAACCCGAGTGCAACTTACAGAAACTACAAGTACAACGGGAAGGAGTTGCAAGAGACGGGGATGTATGATTACGGCGCGAGGATGTATATGGCTGATATTGGAAGATGGGGAGTGGTCGATCCGTTGGCGGAAACTTCAAGACGTTGGTCTACCTATACCTATGCTTACAATAATCCGATAATGTTTATAGACCCTGATGGGATGCAGAATGAGGGTTGGATTCCTCAATTAATCGATGGAAAACAAACTGTTACTTATGATCCAAATGTTAACACAACTCAAGAGGCTATTGCTTCTGGCAAATATGAACACCTTAACGGTGGTGTAAGTGTGACAGGCGAGATTAATAACGTAAATCCTCTTACTGGAGAATCATCTTTGGCATATTCATTAAATGCAGATGGTTCTGTAACTGATGCAAATGGTGGCTCTGTAGCTGGAGATTTTACAACACCAGGAGGAATTGCCGTAAGCGGAACTACAGGAGGCGGTTGGTTTAGTTCTATTAAGGATTTCTTTACAAGTAAGAGTGATAATTTTCCTCAATTAGATGGAGGAAGTTTTCAACCAGGAAATAATCAGTTTTTTAGGAGAGGAAAAGACACTTCGTCAAGTACGGGAGGATATTTTGCAGGAATGCTCAATAGTTTAGCTTTTGGTAAATTAGATTTAAATATGTCGTTTGCGGATAAATTATTAGGGGCAGAAGTAAACGCAGCTGGTTTTGCTTCACTCTTTGGTGGTTCATCAACTACAAAAGCACTAGACAGCCTTGTTCCAATAACATTCCCAATTGGGTCAAAACTAGAAAATGGATATTTTAGGTCGCAAGATACTACGATGATGATGAAGATACCTACAAATATTGATGCTGGCTACAGCAGTCATTTTTATAACAATAATAATCCGTTTGCAAGAACGAAAATAGATAGTATTAAAAACTCTTGGAAAAAATAA
- a CDS encoding RHS repeat-associated core domain-containing protein has product MEDRNDYYPFGLNFINPVGSVSSVFNPSATYRNYKYNGKELQETGMYDYGARMYMADVGRWFNVDPLTEMDRRWSPYRYAYDNPIRFIDSDGRLEGDFINEKGEYLGNDGINDGKVYVVKTTKSSFDSGAPSAGISNSDRRATESFITSNSGNTSAFASNGIAYNNSVEIAGSADTRQGMVDIVNQDDGRGGTSDANNREYGGRIKNDGTVVESPAGPVRDPATDPNANISITTYGNQSKFHSHPSGSKTESTAGGNNNFGSSTTLGGTTTTSSWGNAPSNVGGDIQNSGTATNYVFSRSNGTVYIYNNTGVMATVPQRYFVTPKTR; this is encoded by the coding sequence ATGGAGGACAGGAACGACTACTATCCGTTTGGGTTGAACTTTATCAATCCTGTTGGCAGTGTGTCTTCGGTTTTCAACCCGAGTGCCACGTACAGGAATTACAAGTACAACGGTAAGGAGCTGCAAGAAACTGGTATGTATGATTATGGCGCAAGGATGTATATGGCTGACGTAGGGCGTTGGTTCAATGTTGACCCATTGACGGAAATGGATAGAAGATGGAGCCCTTATCGATATGCTTATGATAATCCTATTAGGTTTATTGATTCTGATGGAAGATTAGAAGGGGATTTTATAAATGAGAAGGGAGAATATCTTGGCAATGATGGAATAAACGATGGTAAGGTTTATGTTGTAAAAACAACAAAATCAAGTTTTGACTCTGGTGCTCCTTCAGCAGGCATTTCAAATAGTGATAGAAGAGCTACAGAAAGTTTTATTACAAGTAATTCAGGAAATACTTCTGCTTTTGCATCTAATGGTATAGCATACAATAATAGCGTTGAAATTGCTGGAAGTGCAGATACTCGCCAAGGAATGGTAGATATTGTTAATCAAGACGATGGAAGAGGAGGAACTTCGGATGCAAATAATAGAGAGTATGGAGGTCGTATTAAAAATGATGGAACTGTTGTAGAATCTCCAGCAGGACCTGTACGAGACCCTGCAACTGATCCAAATGCTAATATTTCTATTACTACATATGGGAATCAATCTAAATTTCATTCGCATCCTAGTGGAAGTAAAACAGAATCAACGGCAGGAGGTAATAATAATTTCGGATCTTCTACAACTTTAGGGGGAACAACTACGACGAGTAGTTGGGGAAATGCGCCATCTAATGTGGGAGGAGATATTCAAAATAGTGGAACAGCGACTAATTATGTTTTTTCTAGATCAAATGGAACGGTATATATTTACAATAATACTGGAGTAATGGCAACAGTTCCTCAAAGATATTTCGTTACCCCTAAAACAAGATAA